A region of Xylocopa sonorina isolate GNS202 chromosome 13, iyXylSono1_principal, whole genome shotgun sequence DNA encodes the following proteins:
- the LOC143430202 gene encoding filamin-A-like isoform X3 — protein sequence MPSGNVDKPVIEDNRDGTVSIRYDPREEGQHEIAVKFNGEHVQGSPFKFHVDSLASGYVTAYGPGLIYGVCGEPGNFTISTKGAGDRGLSLAVEGPSKAEISCHDNKDGTVSVSYLPTAPGEYKITVKFGDKHIRGSPYVAKITGEGRKRNHISVGSSSEVQLPGKVSDSEMRALNASITAPSGLEEPCFLKMLPNGNMCVSFTPREAGEHTVAVKKMGKHIPNSPFKIDVKDREVGDAKKVKVSGAGLKEGKTHVENTFSIDTRNAGFGGLSLSMEGPSKAEIQCKDNEDGTLNISYKPTEPGYYIMNLKFADHHVEGSPFTVKVSGEGSNRQREKIQRQREAVPITEVGSQCKLTFKIPGITSFDLTATVTSPGGVTEDAEIKEVEDGLYAVAFVPKELGVHTVSVRYKEMHIPGSPFQFTVGPLRDGGAHRVHAGGPGLERGEQGEPCEFNIWTREAGAGTLAVSVEGPSKAQIDFKDRKDGSCYVSYVVSEPGEYRVGIKFNDQHIPDSPHKVYISPAMGDAHKLEVAQFPESGVQPDKPATFLVRKNGAKGELDAKCVSPSGIEDDCFIQNIDSDTYSVRFMARENGIHNIHLKFNGVHIPGSPYRVKVGKVDADPAALHAYGNGLKEIKTGQKTDFIIDTCNAGSGALSVTVDGPSKVAMDCTEIEEGYKVRYTPLVPGDYYISIKYNGYHIVGSPFKVPCTGADLAERGAQETSSIVVETVQKMSKSKQTGPVLPLFKSDASKVTSKGMGLKKAYMGKQNQFTVNASDAGNNILYVGVYGPKGPCDEVFVKHTGRNNYNVSYLVRERGEYIVIVKWGDDHIPGSPYKVDV from the exons ATGCCGAGCGGGAATGTGGATAAGCCAGTGATCGAGGACAACCGCGATGGCACAGTGTCTATTAGGTACGACCCTAGAGAGGAAGGGCAGCACGAGATCGCGGTGAAATTCAACGGTGAACACGTTCAAG GTTCGCCGTTCAAATTCCATGTGGATTCTTTGGCAAGTGGCTACGTGACAGCATACGGGCCTGGTCTGATATATGGTGTGTGCGGTGAGCCTGGGAACTTTACCATTTCCACGAAGGGTGCGGGAGATCGTGGTCTCTCGTTAGCCGTCGAAGGTCCTAGCAAAGCTGAAATCTCTTGCCACGACAACAAAGATGGAACTGTTTCTGTTTCCTATTTACCAACTGCCCCAGGAGAGTACAAGATCACCGTCAAGTTTGGTGACAAACACATTCGTGGCAGCCCTTACGTCGCTAAAATCACAG GCGAGGGGCGTAAAAGGAATCACATCTCAGTGGGTTCGTCGAGCGAGGTCCAGCTACCTGGCAAAGTGTCCGATTCTGAGATGAGAGCTCTGAACGCGTCTATAACAGCGCCTAGCGGACTCGAGGAGCCCTGCTTCCTGAAGATGCTACCAAACGGCAACATGTGCGTTTCGTTCACACCTCGAGAGGCTGGCGAGCACACAGTCGCGGTTAAAAAGATGGGCAAACATATCCCGAATTCACCGTTCAAAATCGACGTGAAGGATCGCGAGGTTGGCGACGCGAAGAAGGTGAAGGTATCCGGGGCAGGCTTGAAGGAAGGCAAAACGCACGTGGAGAACACGTTCTCGATCGACACGAGGAACGCCGGGTTCGGTGGCCTCTCGCTGTCGATGGAGGGTCCAAGTAAAGCTGAGATCCAGTGCAAGGACAATGAAGACGGCACGCTGAACATCTCTTACAAGCCCACTGAACCGGGTTACTACATAATGAACCTGAAATTCGCTGACCACCACGTAGAGGGGTCGCCATTTACGGTGAAGGTCTCTGGAGAGGGTAGCAATCGTCAGAGGGAGAAGATCCAGAGGCAGAGAGAGGCAGTGCCCATCACAGAGGTTGGCAGTCAGTGCAAGCTGACCTTTAAGATACCTGGGATCACGTCGTTCGACCTTACCGCGACTGTCACTTCTCCTGGAGGTGTAACTGAGGATGCTGAGATCAAGGAAGTCGAGGATGGCCTGTACGCGGTCGCGTTCGTGCCCAAAGAGTTAGGCGTGCACACGGTCTCTGTTCGTTACAAGGAGATGCACATCCCTGGATCACCGTTCCAATTCACTGTTGGTCCTTTGAGGGACGGTGGAGCGCACAGGGTCCACGCTGGCGGTCCTGGATTGGAGAGAGGAGAGCAGGGTGAACCGTGCGAGTTTAATATCTGGACCAGAGAGGCTGGAGCTGGTACGCTGGCCGTATCCGTTGAGGGACCTAGCAAAGCACAAATCGACTTTAAAGATCGAAAGGATGGTAGCTGTTACGTCAGTTACGTCGTTTCCGAACCTG GCGAGTACAGGGTTGGAATTAAGTTCAACGACCAACATATCCCCGATTCCCCGCACAAGGTTTACATATCACCAGCGATGGGCGACGCTCATAAGCTCGAAGTGGCGCAATTTCCGGAATCAGGCGTGCAACCCGACAAACCAGCCACTTTCCTTGTTCGCAAAAATGGTGCCAAGGGTGAGCTCGACGCGAAG TGCGTGTCGCCTAGCGGAATTGAAGACGATTGTTTCATTCAGAACATCGACTCTGACACTTACTCCGTGCGATTCATGGCGCGTGAGAATGGTATCCACAACATCCATCTGAAGTTCAACGGTGTTCACATACCGGGTAGCCCGTATCGGGTGAAGGTCGGCAAAGTGGACGCCGATCCAGCCGCGTTGCACGCTTACGGTAACGGGCTGAAGGAGATTAAGACCGGGCAAAAGACAGACTTCATCATCGACACCTGTAACGCCGGAAGTGGCGCGTTGAGCGTAACCGTGGACGGCCCTAGCAAAGTTGCGATGGATTGCACGGAAATCGAAGAAGGCTACAAAGTCAGATACACGCCGTTGGTACCTGGCGATTATTACATAAGCATCAAATACAACGGATACCACATCGTCGGTTCACCATTCAAGGTTCCTTGTACTG GTGCGGATCTAGCGGAGAGGGGCGCGCAGGAAACGAGTTCAATCGTGGTTGAAACCGTTCAGAAGATGTCGAAATCGAAACAGACCGGGCCAGTTTTACCTCTTTTCAAATCAGATGCCAGCAAGGTTACGAGCAAAGGAATGGGACTGAAAAAAGCATACATGGGCAAACAAAATCAGTTTACTGTAAACGCTAGTGACGCTG GTAACAATATTCTATATGTTGGTGTTTACGGACCTAAAGGACCATGTGACGAAGTGTTTGTGAAGCATACAGGCCGCAATAATTACAATGTGAGCTACTTGGTTCGCGAGAGAGGAGAATACATTGTTATCGTTAAATGGGGCGACGATCATATTCCTGGGTCACCATACAAAGTTGATGTATAA